A portion of the Lolium rigidum isolate FL_2022 chromosome 1, APGP_CSIRO_Lrig_0.1, whole genome shotgun sequence genome contains these proteins:
- the LOC124698307 gene encoding nifU-like protein 3, chloroplastic, with translation MRLCSPNLRQATAAGTGASTPLAAALGKNSSSSHIHGRLSFSHTLLNHRAKRAGWAVRVLPLTEENVERVLDEVRPSLMADGGNVALHEIDGLVVVLMLQGACGSCPSSTMTLKMGIETRLRDKIPEILEVEQIHDTETGLELNNENVEKLLDEIRPYLSGTGGGSLELVQIDGFVVKIQISGPAAGVMTVRVAVTQKLREKIPSILAVQLID, from the exons ATGAGGCTCTGCTCGCCCAATCTCCGGCAAGCCACCGCTGCCGGAACCGGCGCCAGCACCCCCCTCGCAGCAGCTCTCGGCAAG AACTCTTCAAGCTCCCATATCCATGGCCGACTCAGCTTCAGCCACACGTTACTGAACCACCGCGCCAAGAGAGCAG GATGGGCGGTGCGTGTGCTTCCCCTGACGGAGGAGAACGTGGAGAGGGTGCTGGACGAGGTGCGGCCGAGCCTGATGGCCGACGGCGGCAACGTGGCCCTGCACGAGATCGACGGCCTCGTTGTCGTGCTCATGCTCCAGGGCGCCTGCGGTTCCTGCCCCAGCTCCACCATGACACTCAAGATGGGCATCGAGACCCGCCTCCGCGACAAGATCCCCGAGATCCTCGAGGTCGAGCAGATCCATGATACCGAGACTGGACTCGAGCTCAATAACGAGAACGTCGAGAAG CTGCTAGATGAGATCAGGCCATACCTTTCTGGCACCGGAGGTGGAAGCCTAGAGCTTGTTCAGATCGATGGTTTTGTCGTGAAGATTCAAATCAGTGGACCTGCAGCCGGTGTGATGACAGTACGTGTAGCTGTGACACAAAAACTGAGAGAGAAAATACCATCGATCCTGGCTGTTCAGCTGATAGATTAA